Proteins co-encoded in one Bacteroidales bacterium genomic window:
- a CDS encoding peroxiredoxin, translated as MNELKTGSTIPSFTLPDQNGSLFAINSVIGKKNVVIYFYPKDDSPGCTAQACSFRDQFEVFKEADAVIGISGQSVESHKEFAIKHRLTFTLLSDKGNKIRKQFGVPTNLLGLLPGRVTYVADKTGKIIYIFNSQMQATKHVDEALRILNQTK; from the coding sequence ATGAACGAACTAAAAACTGGCAGCACTATTCCATCATTTACTTTGCCTGATCAAAACGGAAGTCTATTCGCTATTAATTCTGTGATCGGCAAAAAGAATGTGGTGATTTATTTTTATCCCAAAGATGACAGTCCTGGCTGTACAGCACAAGCCTGCTCCTTCCGTGATCAGTTTGAGGTATTTAAGGAAGCAGATGCAGTAATTGGCATTAGCGGACAATCTGTCGAAAGCCATAAAGAATTTGCCATCAAACACAGGCTTACCTTTACCCTGCTGAGCGACAAAGGCAATAAGATTCGTAAACAATTTGGCGTACCTACCAATTTATTAGGATTGCTTCCGGGCCGTGTAACCTATGTTGCAGATAAAACAGGCAAAATAATCTATATCTTCAATTCGCAAATGCAGGCAACCAAACATGTGGATGAAGCGCTGAGGATTCTCAATCAAACAAAATAA
- a CDS encoding SDR family oxidoreductase, whose product MANQSSRVALITGGSRGLGKDMAIQLARKDFDIIITYNSNKEAASKVVQDVNAIGKKAIALQLDVSKSNLFDAFISQVRELLKSDFDTNQVHSLVNNAGTGLYAPFDSTTEEQFDNMVNTHLKSAFFLTQKILPILSDGGSIVNISSGLARFSNSNYSAYAIMKAAIESLTRYQALELGSRKIRVNTVAPGAIATDFAGGFVRDSKEINSYIAGGTALGRVGLPDDIGSVVAFLCSNDAKWVNAQRIEVSGGYYI is encoded by the coding sequence ATGGCAAATCAATCAAGCAGAGTAGCTTTAATAACCGGTGGCAGCCGGGGATTGGGAAAAGATATGGCAATACAGTTAGCCAGAAAAGATTTTGACATTATCATTACGTATAACAGCAACAAAGAAGCTGCCAGCAAAGTGGTACAAGATGTGAATGCTATTGGGAAAAAAGCCATCGCACTACAACTCGATGTTTCAAAAAGCAATTTATTTGATGCTTTTATTAGCCAGGTAAGAGAATTATTAAAAAGTGATTTTGACACTAACCAGGTTCACTCACTGGTAAATAATGCAGGTACCGGCCTTTATGCTCCGTTTGATAGTACAACCGAAGAGCAATTCGACAATATGGTGAACACTCACTTAAAGTCTGCATTTTTCCTGACACAAAAAATACTTCCAATCCTTTCTGATGGTGGTAGTATAGTAAATATTTCATCTGGACTGGCTCGCTTCAGCAATAGCAACTATTCAGCTTATGCAATCATGAAAGCAGCAATCGAGAGCTTAACCCGTTACCAGGCACTGGAACTGGGCAGCAGAAAAATAAGGGTGAATACCGTGGCTCCAGGTGCTATTGCAACTGACTTTGCCGGAGGTTTTGTAAGAGACAGTAAAGAAATTAACAGTTATATAGCAGGGGGGACAGCCTTAGGCAGGGTCGGATTACCTGACGATATTGGCAGTGTGGTGGCTTTTCTGTGCAGCAATGACGCAAAGTGGGTAAATGCACAAAGAATTGAAGTTTCAGGTGGCTACTATATTTAG
- a CDS encoding GNAT family N-acetyltransferase yields MATTDFPIIKTHRLLLRQFSGSDLENVYRGLSHPDIIKYYGVSYTTLEETKEQMKFFTSLEYNETGIWWAVCSLDNTTFYGAGGLNSLSKAHKKAEIGFWLLPDYWRQGIMTETMPIICKYGFEKLGLHRIEGFVESDNINCKKAMEKLDFRHEGTMRDCEIKNGKFISLEIYAKLQTAEEQ; encoded by the coding sequence ATGGCAACAACGGATTTTCCCATAATAAAAACACATAGACTTTTACTTCGACAGTTTTCAGGAAGTGACTTGGAAAATGTATACAGAGGTCTGTCGCACCCGGACATTATAAAATACTATGGAGTTAGTTATACAACATTGGAAGAAACAAAGGAACAAATGAAATTTTTTACCAGTTTGGAGTATAATGAAACAGGAATTTGGTGGGCAGTTTGCTCATTGGATAATACAACATTTTATGGAGCAGGGGGTCTGAATAGTTTAAGCAAAGCACATAAAAAAGCGGAAATTGGTTTTTGGCTGCTTCCTGATTATTGGAGACAAGGAATCATGACTGAAACAATGCCTATCATTTGTAAGTATGGTTTTGAAAAATTGGGACTTCACAGAATTGAAGGGTTTGTAGAATCCGACAATATAAACTGTAAAAAAGCAATGGAAAAACTTGACTTCCGGCACGAAGGAACTATGAGAGATTGTGAAATAAAAAATGGAAAATTTATTAGTTTAGAAATATACGCAAAACTTCAAACGGCTGAAGAGCAATAA
- a CDS encoding SDR family NAD(P)-dependent oxidoreductase → MKLNNNTVLVTGGSSGIGLELSKALIKKGNKVIICGRSNEKLAAAKNQEPSLITYQCDLSNSRECIDFARKIATDHPDLNTLINNAAIVNKIDFINDENALELAENEYQTNLIAPIRLINLLYKTISANDSSSIINITTGLIYAPRVIYPFYNSSKSALHSFTQTLRIRLKNENTRVVEVMFPAVDTPWHKGAPPKIAISAAAAVSEMLNGIGKGHSEIKVGGAKILYLISRIAPLFALKKVNEIR, encoded by the coding sequence ATGAAACTAAATAACAATACTGTATTAGTTACAGGTGGAAGTTCAGGTATTGGCCTTGAATTAAGCAAAGCGCTCATAAAAAAAGGAAATAAAGTTATCATTTGCGGTAGATCGAATGAAAAGCTAGCGGCTGCAAAAAATCAGGAACCCAGTCTTATAACCTATCAGTGCGACCTTTCCAATAGTCGTGAATGCATTGATTTTGCCCGAAAAATCGCAACTGATCATCCTGATTTAAATACCCTTATCAATAATGCAGCCATTGTCAATAAGATTGACTTCATTAATGATGAAAATGCCCTGGAACTGGCAGAAAATGAGTATCAGACAAATCTGATAGCCCCAATACGATTGATTAATCTTCTTTATAAAACAATCAGTGCAAATGATTCTTCTTCGATTATTAATATCACAACAGGATTAATATATGCACCGAGAGTTATTTATCCATTCTACAATTCATCAAAATCAGCTCTTCATTCATTTACGCAAACACTTCGAATCCGTTTGAAGAATGAAAATACCAGGGTGGTGGAAGTTATGTTTCCTGCTGTTGATACTCCATGGCACAAGGGGGCTCCTCCCAAAATAGCTATTAGTGCTGCTGCAGCTGTTTCGGAAATGCTCAATGGAATCGGGAAAGGACATTCGGAAATTAAAGTAGGGGGTGCAAAAATTCTCTATCTCATTTCAAGAATAGCTCCGTTGTTTGCACTTAAAAAAGTGAATGAAATACGATAA
- a CDS encoding redoxin domain-containing protein gives MKILLFIVPFLLLTNQGLFNKDLILIDSNKKEVNLNEIDLQKDSVLIVLWHFRCSPCIRELDQLKEMHSQKNIQIMAVGINLGYSFDEEINLIKKHDWPFSFYFDSGKELQDYLITHNLMRKDKYFKNKNNDRYTIAVPQAYLFVKGKFVSNKVTIENKCIKFN, from the coding sequence ATGAAAATTCTCCTGTTTATTGTTCCGTTTCTGCTCCTTACAAACCAAGGTCTTTTCAATAAAGACCTAATCCTGATTGACTCAAATAAGAAGGAAGTAAATCTTAATGAAATAGATCTACAAAAGGACAGTGTATTAATTGTTCTCTGGCATTTTCGTTGCTCACCCTGCATTAGGGAACTAGATCAATTGAAAGAAATGCATAGTCAGAAGAACATTCAAATTATGGCAGTTGGAATCAATCTTGGTTATTCTTTTGATGAAGAAATAAATCTTATTAAAAAGCATGACTGGCCTTTTTCCTTTTATTTTGATTCGGGAAAAGAACTTCAGGATTATTTAATTACACATAACCTGATGAGAAAGGATAAGTATTTTAAGAATAAAAATAATGATCGCTATACCATTGCTGTTCCCCAGGCATACCTGTTTGTTAAGGGGAAATTTGTTTCCAATAAAGTGACAATTGAGAACAAATGCATTAAGTTTAATTAA
- a CDS encoding PAS domain S-box protein, which yields MNDLDKSKEQLISELQELRLAHSSLKATSEAELLSHNHTEGELRASEERFQLLFNKAPLGYQSLDIDGYFIEVNQQWLDTLGYQREEVIGKWFGDFLTPAFQDGFRMRFPVFKAQGHIHSEFEMIHKEGSVLFIAFEGRIGYDFKGDFKQTHCILQDITKVRLAQKELKRLEWLLTSTHQPSEKKALTYNPPYGDLVGLSTSRLILDSVGEETLTDIVGDYLNLLDTSTAVYEKNGDYALGIFSSGWCRFMDAASRALCDTNDNREALNSGRWHCHESCWSHASKTAIETGQPADIDCEGGIHLYAVPVRVGDEIVGAINFGYGDPPNDEEKLRELASKFHVDYADLQTLALQYESRPPYIIELTKHRLHASARLIGTIIERKRAQEKLKKSEERYSLVIEASEEGIWDWNVETNEVFYSEQWKKQIGYQDYELKNDFNTWVEHLHPDEKEYCQNAVNSYLQQPVEHFFLDFRFRHKDGTYRWIHNKAASLKNNEGKVIRLFGIHTDFTENRLSEAIFKDIIEKNPMSIQILNMEGYPIQVNSAHTKLFGVKPPSDYSVLKDPQLLALGFGKLFERIKKGEVVYFPDSFYNVHDVDPSFPDSPEWVKALGFTLNDINGTPNKIVLLHENITDQKNAEVLLNDIIENNPMSIQVVDKEGHTLRGNPAFINLFGSVPPPEFSIFEDLKSKSSELKDLVARALNGEIVHLPDIYFNAHDAIAEAPDIPLWIRALIFPLNNSIGKPERFVFMHENITERKVAEQELIKAKDQAQESDRLKSAFLANMSHEIRTPMNGILGFSELLKRPNLTGEQQKEYIRIIEKSGARMLNIINDIIDISKIEAGLITVEIEESNINEKLNYIYSFFKPQADEKGIYLFVGKSLPDNQVCIKTDNEKFYSIITNLVKNAIKFSHNGVIEFGYQLKGEFLEFYVKDSGIGIPIDRQEAIFERFIQADIAGKMAYQGAGLGLSISKAYVEMLGGNIWVESEEGTGSTFYFTLPYKTNADKEINKQQPEPAGKSNDVRKLKILIVEDDEVSEMLLAETVIRFSKEILKAGTGIEAVEVCLSNPDIDLILMDIRLPRMGGYEATRQIRKSNKEVIIIAQTAHGLTGDREKSIEAGCNDYIAKPIHKDELQALIQKYFWK from the coding sequence ATGAATGATCTGGACAAATCCAAAGAACAACTCATCAGTGAGTTACAGGAATTGAGGCTCGCTCATAGTTCCTTAAAAGCAACATCTGAAGCTGAGCTTCTTTCCCATAATCATACCGAAGGTGAGCTGCGGGCGAGCGAAGAGCGGTTTCAGCTTTTGTTTAACAAAGCACCTTTGGGTTATCAGTCTCTTGATATTGATGGATATTTTATTGAAGTAAATCAGCAGTGGCTCGATACGTTGGGCTATCAGCGTGAAGAAGTAATTGGCAAGTGGTTTGGTGATTTTCTTACACCTGCTTTTCAGGATGGATTTCGAATGCGGTTTCCTGTTTTTAAAGCTCAGGGTCATATTCACAGCGAATTTGAAATGATTCATAAAGAGGGTTCTGTGCTGTTTATTGCTTTTGAGGGAAGAATAGGATATGATTTTAAAGGTGATTTTAAGCAAACACATTGTATTTTACAGGATATTACTAAAGTCAGGTTAGCACAGAAGGAGCTGAAGCGTCTTGAATGGTTGTTGACAAGCACTCATCAGCCATCTGAAAAGAAAGCGCTTACCTACAATCCTCCTTATGGTGACTTGGTTGGGCTTAGCACTTCCCGGCTTATTCTCGACTCGGTAGGTGAGGAAACACTAACCGACATCGTGGGCGACTATCTTAACCTGCTCGATACCTCTACAGCTGTATATGAAAAAAACGGTGATTACGCTTTGGGTATATTCTCCTCTGGCTGGTGCCGCTTCATGGATGCTGCATCCCGCGCTCTATGTGACACCAACGATAACCGCGAAGCGCTGAACTCTGGTAGGTGGCACTGTCATGAATCCTGTTGGTCGCACGCATCGAAGACAGCTATTGAAACAGGACAGCCTGCTGACATTGATTGCGAGGGTGGAATCCATCTCTATGCAGTCCCTGTGAGAGTTGGTGATGAGATTGTTGGTGCGATCAATTTTGGTTATGGCGACCCGCCAAATGATGAGGAGAAACTACGTGAATTGGCATCAAAATTTCATGTCGACTATGCAGATTTGCAAACCCTTGCCTTACAGTACGAATCGCGCCCGCCTTACATAATTGAGTTGACGAAACATCGGCTTCATGCCTCGGCACGACTGATTGGTACGATCATCGAGCGCAAACGGGCCCAGGAAAAACTGAAGAAGAGCGAAGAACGCTATTCCCTTGTTATTGAAGCCTCTGAAGAAGGAATATGGGATTGGAATGTTGAAACCAACGAAGTTTTCTATTCTGAGCAATGGAAAAAACAAATAGGATATCAGGATTATGAGTTGAAAAATGATTTTAATACCTGGGTTGAGCACCTTCATCCTGATGAAAAGGAATATTGCCAAAATGCAGTCAATTCATATTTACAGCAACCTGTTGAGCATTTCTTTCTGGATTTCAGATTTCGCCATAAGGATGGAACTTACCGATGGATTCATAATAAAGCTGCTTCATTAAAAAACAATGAAGGCAAGGTTATTCGTCTATTTGGTATACATACTGATTTTACTGAGAATAGGCTATCAGAAGCTATATTTAAGGATATTATTGAGAAAAATCCTATGTCTATTCAAATTCTGAATATGGAAGGATATCCAATTCAGGTAAATTCTGCGCATACCAAACTTTTTGGAGTAAAGCCTCCATCTGATTATTCAGTATTAAAAGACCCTCAATTATTAGCACTAGGATTTGGTAAATTGTTTGAACGGATTAAAAAAGGAGAAGTTGTTTACTTTCCTGATTCATTTTATAATGTTCATGATGTTGACCCATCATTTCCTGATTCGCCGGAATGGGTAAAAGCCCTGGGGTTCACATTAAATGATATTAATGGGACTCCTAATAAAATAGTTTTATTGCATGAAAACATTACGGACCAAAAAAATGCGGAGGTCTTATTAAATGATATTATTGAGAATAACCCGATGTCGATTCAGGTAGTTGATAAAGAAGGGCATACTCTGAGGGGGAATCCAGCCTTTATTAATCTTTTTGGTTCTGTTCCACCACCTGAGTTTTCGATTTTTGAGGATTTAAAAAGTAAGAGTAGCGAATTGAAGGATTTGGTAGCAAGGGCTTTAAATGGTGAGATTGTTCATTTACCTGATATATACTTCAATGCACATGATGCAATAGCTGAAGCTCCTGATATACCACTATGGATTCGTGCACTGATATTCCCATTAAATAATAGTATTGGCAAGCCTGAGCGTTTTGTTTTTATGCATGAAAACATTACAGAACGTAAGGTCGCAGAGCAAGAACTAATAAAAGCCAAAGACCAGGCCCAGGAGAGCGACCGCCTTAAATCTGCATTCCTCGCTAATATGAGCCATGAAATACGTACTCCTATGAACGGAATCTTAGGATTTTCGGAATTGTTGAAAAGACCTAACCTCACTGGAGAACAGCAGAAAGAGTACATCCGGATCATAGAAAAGAGCGGGGCTCGTATGCTTAATATTATTAACGATATTATTGATATTTCGAAAATTGAAGCCGGCCTGATAACAGTTGAAATAGAAGAATCGAATATTAATGAAAAACTGAACTATATATATTCCTTCTTCAAACCACAGGCCGACGAAAAGGGAATATATTTATTTGTCGGGAAATCCCTGCCCGATAATCAAGTGTGCATTAAAACAGACAATGAGAAGTTCTATTCCATTATTACCAATCTTGTTAAAAATGCTATAAAATTCAGTCACAATGGAGTCATTGAATTTGGGTATCAGTTAAAAGGAGAATTCCTGGAATTTTATGTTAAGGATTCAGGGATCGGAATACCCATCGACAGGCAGGAAGCAATCTTTGAGCGTTTTATTCAGGCTGATATTGCTGGTAAAATGGCATACCAGGGTGCAGGACTTGGATTGTCAATTTCCAAAGCCTATGTTGAAATGCTTGGTGGCAATATTTGGGTTGAAAGCGAAGAGGGCACAGGCTCAACTTTTTACTTCACATTGCCGTACAAAACCAACGCAGATAAAGAAATCAATAAACAACAGCCTGAGCCTGCGGGGAAAAGCAATGATGTTAGAAAACTAAAAATTCTGATAGTAGAAGATGATGAGGTTTCAGAAATGTTGCTTGCTGAAACAGTAATTAGGTTTAGCAAAGAAATTTTAAAGGCAGGAACCGGTATTGAAGCAGTTGAAGTGTGTCTCTCCAATCCTGACATTGACCTGATACTGATGGACATTCGTTTGCCCAGAATGGGTGGATACGAAGCTACAAGGCAAATCAGGAAATCTAATAAAGAGGTTATCATAATTGCACAAACCGCTCATGGTTTAACCGGCGACAGGGAGAAATCAATTGAAGCGGGATGCAACGATTACATTGCCAAACCCATTCACAAAGATGAACTACAGGCATTGATACAAAAATATTTCTGGAAATGA
- a CDS encoding pentapeptide repeat-containing protein — MLNAEIIGKRIADARKKLNVSQAQLAQHLFISSQAVGKWERGESMPDFITINRLAEILNVDLNYFSEGLKHESLVETANASMEALPDEISTGKPNNQLKWDMSRGNWVDADFSGLKNLHEKFNASNMLRCKFAGSDLSGLQLRGNNVDRCDFTGSDFRNSLVSGSNIANNLFKDCSLKDTEFIASHLYGCDFTGADFTGMKIKAGGITGVVDKSGDSEKNTISNAIWNRSSFINSHIADLIFTGTIEDCYFENCAFTRVTFKKVSFLNTFFKNNKNLKRIRFIDCQADRITYEFLKSGKADLSGITIVES; from the coding sequence ATGTTAAATGCAGAAATCATTGGCAAAAGAATTGCCGACGCCAGGAAGAAGTTGAATGTTTCCCAGGCTCAGCTGGCTCAACATCTATTCATTAGCTCACAGGCTGTGGGAAAGTGGGAGAGGGGAGAATCCATGCCGGATTTCATCACCATAAACCGTCTTGCAGAAATCCTGAATGTAGACCTCAATTATTTTTCGGAAGGCTTAAAGCATGAGTCCCTTGTTGAAACAGCAAATGCATCTATGGAGGCGCTTCCGGATGAGATATCAACAGGAAAGCCAAATAATCAGCTCAAATGGGATATGTCGCGAGGGAACTGGGTGGATGCCGATTTTTCCGGGTTGAAAAACCTGCATGAAAAATTCAATGCATCCAATATGCTACGCTGCAAGTTTGCAGGTTCTGATTTATCAGGACTTCAGCTTCGGGGCAATAATGTTGACCGTTGCGACTTCACAGGATCCGATTTCAGGAATAGCCTGGTTTCTGGTTCCAATATTGCCAATAATCTGTTCAAAGACTGTTCACTTAAAGATACCGAGTTTATTGCAAGTCATCTCTATGGATGCGATTTTACGGGTGCCGATTTTACAGGAATGAAGATTAAAGCGGGCGGCATTACAGGTGTGGTAGATAAATCCGGCGATTCTGAAAAAAATACGATTTCAAATGCTATCTGGAACCGCAGCTCATTTATCAATTCCCATATTGCCGATTTAATATTCACCGGCACTATTGAAGACTGCTATTTTGAGAATTGTGCCTTTACAAGAGTGACATTCAAGAAGGTTTCCTTTTTGAACACTTTCTTTAAGAACAACAAAAACCTGAAGCGTATCCGTTTTATTGATTGCCAGGCCGATCGGATAACCTATGAATTCCTGAAAAGCGGGAAAGCGGATTTAAGCGGTATTACCATCGTTGAATCATGA
- a CDS encoding CHAD domain-containing protein → MSQSIIDEMLMGKNLNNYLLDLFESIEQNIYAYMKDRKPEYIHNLRLDIKKIDAIISFAEKLFKEKHDASKLKPLFMKAGKVRELQIIIQLIITIPYFPQRLITQLKKKENTLVQQFINNGSRYILLIRQFREKVDLPDTLPGKRAIKKYFNREKIKAELLLQLNVRDGLHAYRKKIKKMMYVYLALPGRLKKKINLDEAEIDKQQKKLGIWHDTYSAIHFLSLVPLPGKTMDEVLKLKEKEERQFKALHKKLSTCHK, encoded by the coding sequence TTGTCACAAAGTATCATAGATGAAATGTTAATGGGAAAGAACTTAAATAATTATTTACTTGACCTCTTTGAATCTATTGAGCAGAATATTTATGCTTATATGAAAGATAGAAAGCCTGAATACATCCATAATTTGAGGCTTGATATAAAAAAAATAGATGCAATTATTTCATTTGCTGAAAAACTCTTTAAAGAAAAGCATGATGCTTCTAAGTTGAAGCCATTATTTATGAAAGCAGGAAAAGTCAGGGAACTGCAAATTATTATTCAGCTGATAATTACTATTCCTTATTTCCCCCAAAGACTTATTACTCAATTAAAAAAGAAAGAAAATACCCTTGTTCAACAATTTATTAATAATGGTTCAAGATATATCTTGCTTATCAGACAATTTAGAGAAAAGGTTGATTTACCTGATACACTTCCAGGTAAAAGAGCTATCAAAAAGTATTTTAACAGGGAGAAAATTAAAGCAGAACTGCTGCTTCAGCTTAACGTGAGAGATGGCCTGCATGCTTATAGAAAGAAAATAAAGAAAATGATGTATGTTTATTTGGCATTGCCTGGAAGATTAAAAAAGAAAATTAATTTAGATGAAGCAGAAATTGACAAGCAACAAAAGAAGCTGGGGATTTGGCACGACACTTATTCTGCAATTCACTTTCTTTCACTTGTACCTCTTCCCGGGAAAACAATGGATGAAGTTTTAAAATTGAAAGAAAAAGAAGAACGGCAATTTAAAGCTTTGCACAAAAAACTTTCAACCTGTCATAAGTGA
- a CDS encoding Crp/Fnr family transcriptional regulator, with protein sequence MNMQLNDLLPVERIEEFLSIGMEKSILKADYFIKSGEIPSKIAFVNKGLFRYVYNNDKGDEFTKAIMPENNFISSYSAMVLRKPSYFSVEALENSQLLEISWSDFCLLMETNVFWIKFLMKFIEKGYIVKERRERDLLLLDAETRYRNFLEEFPGMDQRIKQGIIASYLGIKPETLSRIRRKIVF encoded by the coding sequence ATGAATATGCAATTAAATGACTTACTGCCTGTTGAACGAATAGAAGAATTCCTTTCAATAGGAATGGAAAAATCAATTTTGAAGGCAGATTATTTTATTAAATCAGGAGAAATACCCTCTAAAATAGCCTTTGTGAATAAAGGATTATTTCGTTATGTATATAACAATGATAAGGGTGATGAATTTACCAAAGCAATAATGCCTGAAAATAATTTCATTAGTTCGTATTCTGCAATGGTATTAAGAAAGCCTTCCTACTTTTCAGTTGAAGCATTGGAAAATTCGCAATTACTCGAGATTAGCTGGTCCGACTTTTGCCTATTAATGGAAACGAATGTCTTTTGGATTAAATTTCTGATGAAGTTTATTGAAAAGGGATATATTGTTAAGGAAAGGAGGGAGCGCGATTTATTATTACTGGATGCGGAAACCCGGTATAGAAATTTTCTGGAAGAATTCCCCGGTATGGATCAAAGAATTAAACAAGGAATTATTGCATCATATCTTGGAATTAAACCTGAAACCTTAAGCCGGATCAGAAGAAAAATCGTTTTTTGA
- a CDS encoding MBL fold metallo-hydrolase produces MKNLVKFLSVLTLLAVSIMSYSQTMEIKIRFIGNCGLYMTDGNTNIYVDFPYKSGAHNYMEYDLSELDSVKINPVFIYTHKHSDHFAGKVVKKLAKRLSGDIYSPWNIEELVKLNNKIKDFTIEVFKTKHRFSINHYSYLITWHNKRIFISGDTGNVETMSTLKDIDWAFMPFWILLDANEKGIKLKDVSKMFAIYHIGPDDKIINASNDSRIKLLNKQGEIILIPCNL; encoded by the coding sequence ATGAAAAATTTGGTGAAATTCTTAAGCGTTCTGACACTTTTAGCTGTTTCAATCATGTCATATTCTCAAACCATGGAGATAAAAATCAGGTTTATAGGGAATTGCGGACTCTACATGACAGATGGAAATACAAATATCTATGTTGATTTCCCTTACAAATCAGGTGCTCACAATTACATGGAATATGATTTATCTGAACTGGACAGTGTAAAAATTAACCCGGTTTTTATTTATACACACAAGCATTCTGACCATTTTGCAGGAAAAGTGGTTAAAAAATTGGCGAAAAGGCTCAGCGGAGATATTTATAGCCCCTGGAATATAGAAGAACTTGTAAAGCTCAATAATAAAATAAAAGACTTCACCATTGAGGTATTTAAGACAAAACATCGGTTTTCTATAAACCACTATTCCTATTTAATTACATGGCACAACAAGCGTATTTTTATTTCCGGGGATACCGGGAACGTAGAAACCATGTCCACCTTAAAGGATATTGATTGGGCGTTTATGCCTTTTTGGATTTTATTGGATGCAAATGAAAAAGGAATTAAACTTAAAGATGTAAGTAAAATGTTTGCCATTTATCATATTGGACCAGATGATAAAATAATTAATGCTAGTAATGACTCTAGAATTAAGTTACTAAATAAACAAGGAGAAATTATTCTAATCCCTTGTAATTTATAG